One window of the Methanocaldococcus vulcanius M7 genome contains the following:
- a CDS encoding DUF7343 domain-containing protein produces MVKVIFIKPRDAVIFLLLLFVAINASSSYVIKNLNIDCIVNPDDTINETIKFVVYNNEDRNLTEISYTIPQSIKNFTITSSNGVKGYSALYNEGVTELDIEFNKPLSKGDSTNITINCIVRDAIWTKNGIKQLIMSFPISSNKAEIKIVLPPGAVILSPEGNLLVTPSGYKITTDGKHQIIIWDLSLNKEITFTITVKYTFISYPTHNIIEHPLVNENLKYLLIVVVIGAVIFAGLFIRERKLRKNNIKKLDDLNNEIASLKNTLSEKENQLKEKEIQLNEKIDEIRKLVSKIKDLEEKLASASKNLLSKDEIINILNEKIVDYESKIQRLLEENSTYKEKINALTKQIEDLTRENQHLKEKIINLSNIAKKYVEEKKGVLWDFLTEDEKIIIDLIKKHGHITQKEIVEMTGMSKPKVSRIVSELEDRKIIRKEKIGRINKLTLTDESKKLL; encoded by the coding sequence ATGGTCAAGGTGATATTCATCAAACCAAGAGATGCGGTTATTTTTTTATTGTTATTGTTTGTAGCGATCAACGCATCTTCCTCGTATGTAATTAAAAATCTAAATATTGACTGCATTGTTAATCCTGATGATACAATAAATGAGACAATAAAATTTGTGGTATACAACAACGAGGACAGAAATCTTACTGAAATATCGTATACAATCCCTCAATCAATAAAAAATTTTACAATAACATCATCTAACGGGGTTAAAGGATACAGTGCACTATACAACGAAGGGGTTACAGAACTTGATATAGAGTTTAATAAACCATTGTCAAAAGGGGACTCAACAAATATAACAATAAATTGTATAGTTAGAGATGCAATATGGACTAAAAATGGAATTAAACAACTGATAATGAGCTTTCCAATATCATCAAACAAGGCAGAGATAAAGATCGTTCTTCCACCTGGAGCGGTTATTCTTTCTCCAGAGGGAAATCTACTCGTCACCCCTTCAGGATATAAAATAACAACAGATGGAAAGCATCAAATAATTATATGGGATCTTTCACTAAATAAAGAAATAACCTTTACAATAACGGTAAAATACACCTTCATATCCTACCCTACACATAACATTATAGAACATCCACTTGTTAATGAGAATTTGAAATATTTGTTGATAGTAGTTGTTATAGGGGCGGTTATATTTGCGGGATTGTTTATAAGGGAAAGAAAACTTAGAAAAAATAATATAAAAAAGTTAGATGATTTAAATAATGAGATAGCATCTTTAAAAAATACTCTAAGTGAAAAAGAAAACCAACTTAAAGAAAAAGAAATACAATTAAATGAAAAAATAGATGAAATCAGAAAATTAGTGAGTAAAATAAAAGATCTTGAAGAAAAACTCGCAAGTGCAAGTAAAAATCTACTAAGTAAGGATGAGATAATAAATATCCTAAATGAGAAGATCGTTGATTATGAAAGTAAAATTCAGAGGTTATTGGAAGAAAACTCAACATACAAGGAAAAAATAAACGCCTTAACTAAACAGATCGAAGACCTAACAAGAGAAAATCAACATCTCAAAGAAAAAATTATAAATCTAAGTAATATTGCTAAAAAATACGTAGAAGAGAAGAAAGGTGTCTTGTGGGACTTTTTAACTGAGGACGAAAAGATAATAATAGATCTAATAAAAAAGCATGGGCATATTACACAAAAGGAGATTGTTGAGATGACTGGTATGAGTAAACCTAAGGTATCGAGAATAGTTTCGGAATTAGAAGATAGGAAAATCATAAGAAAAGAAAAGATAGGAAGAATAAATAAATTGACACTTACTGATGAAAGTAAAAAACTTCTATAA
- a CDS encoding MJ1255/VC2487 family glycosyltransferase, whose product MMKKILISVCGEGFGHTTRCIAVGEALKDDYEIAYIAYGKSKDFIAKYNYPVFETFPEIKLKGKDGKFDIKSSIFNKEYSPKKAVKKELKIIKEYNPDLVISDCKYSTVVAAKLLKKPVMCISNQNYTRYKLKTDLIVYPTMKALNMINERCEKFIVPDFPLPYTICEYNLKIIKNMEFIGPLIRYDIDYSDNNQNNTEKGHNKDYNVDNDYILSVIGGFEYRYKILEKLGNIALKNDLKVKLVCGSYDVAKRLKRDLHLTTYKNENIEIIPITTDMKELIKNAEFVVSHGGHSTIMESLSFGKPLIVIPDLDHPEQGNNAKKVNDLGCGIHLSYKNLEKLEEAIFDIRNLKFYKRNALKMKELAQKYNGKKNIKKIVDEFFETRKNLRKYYLTNKLINKFRPNIKS is encoded by the coding sequence ATGATGAAAAAAATACTGATTTCTGTATGTGGGGAGGGTTTTGGACATACAACCCGATGTATTGCGGTTGGAGAGGCGTTAAAAGATGACTATGAAATAGCTTACATTGCATACGGAAAAAGTAAAGATTTTATTGCTAAATACAACTATCCCGTGTTTGAGACATTCCCCGAGATTAAACTTAAAGGAAAAGATGGAAAGTTCGATATAAAATCGAGTATATTTAATAAAGAGTATAGCCCTAAAAAAGCGGTTAAAAAAGAGTTAAAAATTATAAAAGAATACAACCCCGATTTAGTGATTTCTGATTGTAAATATAGTACTGTTGTTGCAGCAAAACTTTTAAAAAAACCAGTTATGTGTATAAGCAATCAAAACTATACTCGATATAAATTAAAAACTGATTTAATTGTTTATCCAACGATGAAAGCCCTAAATATGATAAATGAAAGATGTGAAAAATTTATCGTTCCTGATTTTCCACTACCCTATACAATATGTGAATATAACTTAAAAATTATAAAAAATATGGAGTTTATAGGGCCATTAATACGATACGATATTGATTATTCAGATAACAACCAAAATAATACAGAAAAAGGCCACAATAAAGATTACAATGTTGATAATGATTACATACTCAGTGTTATAGGTGGTTTTGAATACAGATATAAAATACTGGAAAAACTTGGAAATATTGCATTAAAAAATGATTTGAAAGTTAAACTTGTCTGTGGAAGTTATGATGTGGCTAAGCGATTAAAAAGAGACCTGCATTTAACTACATATAAAAATGAAAATATAGAAATAATTCCAATAACAACAGATATGAAAGAACTCATTAAAAATGCTGAGTTTGTAGTATCTCATGGAGGACATTCCACAATAATGGAATCCCTATCTTTTGGAAAACCATTAATTGTGATTCCTGATTTAGATCATCCAGAACAGGGGAACAATGCAAAAAAAGTAAATGATTTAGGATGTGGAATACATCTCTCCTACAAAAATCTTGAAAAATTAGAGGAAGCAATATTTGATATAAGAAATTTAAAATTCTATAAAAGAAATGCACTAAAAATGAAAGAACTTGCACAAAAATATAACGGAAAGAAAAATATAAAAAAGATTGTAGATGAATTTTTCGAAACGAGAAAAAATTTAAGAAAATACTACTTAACCAACAAACTTATCAACAAATTTAGACCCAACATAAAATCCTAA